In a genomic window of Dyadobacter fermentans DSM 18053:
- a CDS encoding MFS transporter: MKSFEQSSPAGSPAAESVAAVSTAAATTSQTVFPILLALSFSHLLNDTMQSLIPSIYPMVKDSFNLSFTQIGLITFTFQVSASVFQPLVGSFTDKRPQPYALAVGMCFTLLGLISLSMANSFQIVLLSVGLIGIGSAVFHPEASRVARMASGGKHGMAQSLFQVGGNAGSSLGPLLAALILLPYGRFQVIWFSLVALLAIIILSWVGGWYKQNLTTVVKKAATSVTQESHLPKSKVVISITILLLLIFSKYIYMASLSSYFTFYLIDKFGVSIQSSQIYLFAFLFAVAAGTFVGGPVGDKIGRKYVIWISILGAAPFALLLPYVNLFWTGVLSCIIGLILSSAFSAILVYAQELIPGKVGMIAGLFFGFAFGIAGIGSAILGTLADKTSIEYVFWICSFLPLIGLLTGFLPNLEKKHQ; this comes from the coding sequence ATGAAAAGCTTTGAGCAGAGTTCCCCCGCCGGTTCGCCGGCCGCCGAATCCGTAGCGGCAGTTTCCACTGCGGCAGCCACTACTTCCCAGACCGTTTTTCCGATCCTTCTGGCGCTAAGTTTCTCCCATTTGCTGAACGACACGATGCAATCGCTCATCCCGTCGATTTACCCGATGGTGAAGGACTCGTTCAACCTCAGCTTTACCCAAATCGGCCTCATTACGTTCACATTCCAGGTGAGTGCGTCGGTATTTCAGCCGCTGGTGGGCTCATTCACAGATAAAAGGCCGCAGCCCTATGCATTGGCGGTAGGCATGTGTTTTACATTGCTCGGGCTGATTTCGCTTTCAATGGCTAACAGTTTCCAGATTGTACTGCTTTCGGTAGGGCTTATCGGGATCGGTTCGGCGGTATTTCACCCGGAAGCTTCGCGTGTGGCGCGTATGGCCTCGGGCGGGAAGCACGGGATGGCGCAGTCGCTGTTTCAGGTGGGCGGTAATGCGGGCAGTTCGCTCGGTCCGTTGCTGGCGGCGTTGATTTTGCTGCCTTATGGCCGTTTCCAGGTGATCTGGTTCTCGCTGGTGGCATTGCTGGCGATCATCATCCTGTCGTGGGTAGGCGGCTGGTATAAGCAAAACCTGACGACGGTTGTGAAGAAAGCAGCCACTTCGGTGACGCAGGAAAGCCATCTTCCCAAATCAAAAGTGGTGATTTCGATTACGATCCTCCTTTTGCTGATCTTCTCGAAATACATTTATATGGCCAGCCTTTCGAGCTATTTCACCTTTTATCTGATCGATAAATTCGGCGTTTCCATTCAAAGCTCGCAGATTTACCTGTTTGCATTCCTTTTTGCGGTGGCGGCGGGGACGTTTGTCGGCGGACCGGTGGGTGATAAAATCGGCCGGAAATATGTGATCTGGATCTCAATCCTCGGTGCGGCGCCGTTTGCATTGCTGCTGCCTTATGTCAACTTGTTCTGGACGGGCGTTTTGAGCTGCATCATCGGTCTGATCCTCTCCTCGGCATTCTCGGCGATCCTCGTGTACGCACAGGAACTGATCCCGGGCAAAGTAGGAATGATCGCAGGGCTATTCTTCGGCTTCGCATTCGGCATCGCCGGCATCGGTTCCGCCATTCTGGGCACCCTGGCAGACAAAACCAGCATCGAATATGTATTCTGGATCTGCTCCTTCCTCCCGCTGATCGGGTTGCTGACAGGGTTTTTGCCGAATTTGGAGAAGAAACATCAATAG
- a CDS encoding phosphoenolpyruvate carboxylase, whose translation MNNSFQDAVVTKYNIFNSLFLSLPYRGIFQTGSLLPILTQQSENGFQEGKSPKEIIEHFFSELLETATPKERADLLFAFIQYIERQVVLFDSVEDAAFDETHDLTGKGSVTYLTERLESDELKKKLLAKLEDFSVRIVLTAHPTQFYSGKVLGIINDLEDAIKENDFAEVNQLLLQLGKTAFINHEKPTPFDEAVSLCWFLENVYYDAIPSILEKLINGLGMSVHDWPYPNVFRLGFWPGGDRDGNPFVNPDITLKVAARLRETLLRGYYRDLRQLKRRLTFKGVDDAISLAEKKMNSTIFGPFEEGYNNAQELIDEFLKAREVLVNKHQGLFVELLDNFILKLNLFGFFFASLDVRQDSRKHGKAWEDILKRLEKKIPLLKYSDYEGWDEAKKIDLLLSLNIPLRDEDYEDELTKDILGSIRAIKTIQEANGEKGAHRYVISNNTSALNVMQVVALAKNLIADEAGKLALDVVPLFETVDDLANAPGIMRTLYENDYYRNHLSNRENHQTIMVGFSDGTKDGGYLRANWSIYRAKEELTKVSREFGIKVTFFDGRGGPPARGGGNNHNFYSSLGKDIEDKEIQLTVQGQTISSNYGTVTTAMYNLERLFTAGLENHLFKGHREDELTEADKELIEEMAEIAYNSYLDLKNHPMFVKYLDKKTPLRFYGQTNIGSRPTKRGNDDEGLKFEDLRAIPFVGSWAQMKQNVPGFYGFGTAIRELGKTNKVDEIKKLYQKSLFFRTLIENSMQSLSKAFFPATKYLRDEEEYREFWDKMYEEFLLTRELLLEVSGQKELLDSNNVTKVSIKTRERIVLPLITIQQYALQMLSGDPKDLPVDVETYNQLIIRAMFGIINAARNSA comes from the coding sequence ATGAATAATAGTTTCCAGGACGCAGTTGTAACGAAGTATAATATTTTTAATAGCCTGTTTCTGAGCTTGCCCTACCGAGGTATCTTTCAAACAGGCTCTTTGCTTCCGATACTGACCCAACAAAGCGAGAACGGCTTTCAGGAAGGCAAATCTCCCAAGGAAATCATCGAGCATTTTTTTTCAGAGCTCCTGGAAACGGCTACTCCAAAGGAACGTGCTGATTTACTTTTTGCATTTATCCAATATATCGAACGCCAGGTCGTGCTGTTCGACTCGGTGGAGGATGCAGCGTTCGACGAAACGCATGACCTTACGGGCAAAGGTTCGGTTACCTACCTTACCGAACGGCTCGAAAGCGACGAACTGAAAAAGAAATTGCTCGCCAAGCTGGAAGATTTCAGCGTCCGGATTGTGCTCACGGCCCATCCGACGCAATTTTACTCCGGCAAAGTGCTCGGGATCATCAACGACCTCGAAGACGCGATCAAGGAAAACGACTTCGCGGAAGTGAACCAGTTATTGCTCCAACTTGGAAAAACCGCATTTATCAACCACGAAAAGCCAACGCCGTTCGACGAGGCGGTGAGCCTGTGCTGGTTCCTCGAAAATGTATATTACGACGCCATCCCGTCTATCCTGGAAAAGCTCATTAACGGGCTGGGAATGAGCGTACACGACTGGCCTTACCCGAATGTGTTCCGCCTGGGCTTCTGGCCCGGTGGCGACCGCGACGGTAACCCGTTCGTAAACCCCGATATTACCCTGAAAGTAGCGGCGCGACTGCGTGAAACGCTGCTCCGCGGCTATTACCGCGATCTGCGCCAATTGAAACGCCGCCTTACATTCAAAGGAGTGGACGATGCGATTTCGCTGGCCGAGAAAAAGATGAACAGCACCATTTTCGGGCCGTTCGAGGAAGGTTATAACAATGCGCAGGAGCTGATCGACGAATTTTTGAAAGCCCGCGAAGTGCTTGTGAACAAGCATCAGGGGCTATTCGTGGAGCTGCTCGACAATTTTATATTGAAACTGAACCTGTTCGGATTCTTCTTCGCGAGCCTCGATGTGCGTCAGGACAGCCGCAAGCACGGCAAGGCCTGGGAGGACATTTTGAAAAGACTCGAAAAGAAAATTCCGCTGCTTAAATACAGCGATTACGAAGGCTGGGACGAAGCAAAAAAGATCGACCTGCTGCTTTCGCTCAACATTCCGCTTCGGGATGAAGACTACGAGGACGAACTTACGAAAGACATTCTCGGCTCGATCCGGGCCATTAAAACGATCCAGGAAGCGAACGGCGAAAAAGGCGCTCATCGCTACGTGATCAGCAACAACACTTCGGCATTGAATGTAATGCAGGTGGTGGCGCTGGCCAAAAACCTCATCGCCGACGAAGCCGGCAAGCTGGCGCTCGACGTGGTTCCGCTTTTCGAAACCGTAGATGACCTCGCGAATGCACCGGGCATTATGCGCACGCTCTACGAAAATGACTATTACCGCAACCATTTGAGCAACCGTGAAAACCACCAGACGATCATGGTAGGCTTCTCGGATGGGACCAAAGACGGCGGTTATCTGCGCGCCAACTGGTCGATCTATCGTGCGAAGGAGGAGTTGACCAAAGTTTCGCGTGAATTTGGGATCAAAGTGACGTTCTTCGACGGCCGTGGAGGACCTCCGGCACGCGGCGGCGGCAATAACCATAACTTCTATTCGTCGCTTGGCAAAGATATAGAGGATAAAGAAATCCAGCTAACCGTTCAGGGCCAGACTATTAGCTCGAACTACGGAACGGTTACCACGGCGATGTACAACCTGGAAAGGCTCTTCACCGCCGGCCTTGAAAACCACCTTTTCAAAGGCCACCGCGAGGACGAACTGACAGAAGCCGACAAAGAGCTGATCGAAGAAATGGCTGAAATCGCCTACAATTCTTACCTCGATCTGAAAAATCACCCGATGTTCGTCAAATACCTCGACAAAAAGACGCCACTGCGTTTTTACGGACAGACCAACATCGGAAGCCGTCCTACGAAACGCGGCAATGATGACGAAGGGTTGAAGTTCGAGGACCTGCGCGCGATTCCGTTCGTAGGCTCATGGGCGCAGATGAAGCAGAACGTTCCTGGTTTCTACGGCTTTGGAACGGCCATCCGCGAGTTGGGAAAAACGAACAAGGTCGACGAAATCAAAAAGTTATATCAAAAATCCCTGTTCTTCCGGACGCTCATCGAAAATTCGATGCAGTCGCTCTCGAAGGCATTCTTCCCGGCCACGAAATACCTGCGCGACGAGGAAGAATACCGCGAGTTCTGGGATAAAATGTACGAGGAATTCCTCCTCACACGCGAGCTTCTGCTGGAAGTCTCCGGCCAGAAAGAGCTTTTGGACAGCAACAACGTCACCAAAGTCTCGATCAAAACCCGCGAACGCATCGTACTGCCGCTGATCACCATTCAGCAATATGCATTGCAAATGCTCTCCGGCGATCCGAAAGATTTGCCGGTGGATGTGGAAACCTACAACCAGCTGATCATCCGGGCCATGTTCGGGATCATCAACGCGGCACGGAATTCGGCGTAG
- a CDS encoding SDR family NAD(P)-dependent oxidoreductase, with protein MSRIAFITGATSGIGKATAEAFAGAGIDLILCGRRQDRLDEIAAELAPKVKVTTLIFDVRDKGAVLAAVGALPDEWKNIDILVNNAGNAHGLGTLDEGDTDDWDAMIDGNVKGLLYVSKAIIPLLLERGKGHIVNISSIAGKQTYVNGAVYCASKAAVEVISEGMRLELTQHGIRTTNVAPGAVETEFSLVRFKGDEERADKVYQGFEPLQPGDIADAILYAVNAPDRVTIADITILAGAQSTATTIHRK; from the coding sequence ATGTCCCGTATTGCATTTATTACCGGAGCTACATCCGGTATCGGTAAGGCCACGGCGGAAGCGTTCGCCGGTGCCGGAATAGACCTTATTTTGTGCGGCCGCCGCCAGGATCGTCTCGACGAGATTGCAGCTGAACTCGCCCCGAAAGTGAAAGTAACGACGCTCATTTTCGACGTTCGCGACAAAGGCGCCGTGCTCGCGGCGGTGGGTGCGCTGCCCGACGAGTGGAAAAACATCGATATTCTGGTCAACAATGCAGGCAATGCCCACGGCCTGGGAACACTCGACGAAGGCGATACCGACGACTGGGACGCGATGATCGACGGGAATGTGAAGGGCCTACTGTATGTTTCCAAAGCCATCATTCCGCTCCTGCTCGAACGCGGCAAGGGCCATATTGTGAACATCAGCTCCATTGCCGGAAAGCAAACTTATGTGAACGGCGCCGTGTATTGTGCCTCGAAGGCGGCTGTGGAGGTGATCAGCGAAGGAATGCGCCTTGAACTGACGCAACACGGCATTAGAACTACCAATGTGGCGCCCGGCGCGGTGGAAACCGAATTCTCGCTGGTTCGCTTTAAAGGCGATGAGGAACGCGCCGATAAGGTGTACCAGGGCTTCGAACCGTTACAGCCCGGCGACATCGCCGACGCGATCCTTTACGCCGTGAATGCGCCTGACCGTGTTACGATTGCAGATATCACGATCCTCGCCGGAGCGCAGTCCACCGCCACCACCATTCATAGGAAATAG
- the rpsU gene encoding 30S ribosomal protein S21 — MLIINIKDNESIDRALKRYKKKFERTGTMRELRARTAFEKPSVKRRFEVLRAVYKEKTYGHLED, encoded by the coding sequence ATGCTTATTATTAACATTAAAGACAACGAATCGATTGATCGCGCTCTTAAGCGTTACAAGAAGAAATTTGAAAGAACTGGTACAATGCGTGAGCTGCGTGCCCGTACAGCTTTCGAAAAACCATCTGTTAAGCGTCGTTTCGAAGTTTTGCGTGCCGTTTACAAAGAGAAAACTTACGGTCATCTAGAAGACTAA
- a CDS encoding peptidoglycan DD-metalloendopeptidase family protein — MPELARLFREHPYFAPVVQNGKPYRRLDFTARNSELLARDLSETSDFTDYVFNELLSGNSCNGVGGYGEDRVIYRQRKHFTADAEKPRSIHLGIDIWTDAGTPLHAPLDGTVHSFAFNNHYGDYGPTIILAHELAGTRFFTLYGHLSLSSLEGLEAGKVIKSGERFAEIGPYPENGHWPPHLHFQVISDIGNHHGDFPGVCHTEDRDYYLGLCPDPGLILRIAY; from the coding sequence ATGCCCGAACTCGCCCGCCTGTTTCGCGAACATCCTTACTTTGCGCCTGTTGTGCAAAACGGCAAACCGTATCGCCGGCTTGACTTTACGGCCCGGAACAGCGAGCTGCTCGCGCGGGATTTATCCGAAACCTCCGATTTTACTGATTATGTGTTTAACGAGCTGCTTTCAGGAAATAGCTGCAACGGCGTTGGGGGCTACGGCGAGGACCGGGTGATTTACCGGCAGCGCAAGCACTTCACAGCCGATGCGGAAAAGCCCCGAAGTATTCATTTGGGCATTGATATCTGGACGGACGCCGGAACGCCGCTCCACGCTCCCCTGGACGGAACGGTGCACAGTTTCGCATTCAACAACCATTACGGAGACTACGGCCCGACGATCATCCTCGCGCACGAGCTCGCCGGAACGCGGTTTTTCACACTCTACGGTCACTTGTCGCTCAGCTCGTTGGAAGGCCTGGAAGCGGGCAAAGTCATCAAATCCGGCGAACGCTTCGCCGAAATCGGCCCGTACCCGGAAAACGGCCATTGGCCCCCGCATCTGCATTTCCAGGTGATCAGCGACATCGGCAACCACCACGGAGATTTCCCCGGCGTTTGCCATACAGAAGATCGGGATTATTATTTAGGCTTATGCCCTGATCCTGGCTTGATTTTGAGGATCGCCTATTGA
- a CDS encoding zinc-dependent metalloprotease, whose product MRYLLLAALATVCMHDAQAQRKKKKEKQEDVKIEKAVDAVASAVKDKLKDDKKKSPKAFKDLIDSTNAVSQSGMISVHKVDDKWYFEIPDSLLNRDIMAVTRYSKTAAGGGIFGGEEVNRQMIRWERGMDNNLLLRSVTMVVTSPDSTKPIFQAVKNSSSDPIIGVFDIKAVKKEPAKTSVIDVTEFFNSDNQVFSLSSVSKQLLKLATFKKEASFISKISTYPINTEIRTVKTYNVTPQQLTPTPVPSIGQYLPAGLDAGVVTFEMNSSLILLPKSPMKKRIFDSRVGYFANQYATFGEESQRSDTEVFAVRWRLEPKNAEDAKKQQNGELIEPKKPIVYYIDPATPEKWRKYLKAGVDDWQVAFEKAGWKNAIRGEYWPEGDTTMSLEDARYSVIRYFAADIQNAYGPNVHDPRSGEILESHIGWYHNVMRLLRNWYIIQAAAVDPKARTKKFDDELMGQLVRFVSSHEIGHTLGLRHNMGASSATPVEKLRDKAWVEQHGHTSSIMDYARFNYVAQPEDGITDLFPRIGDYDKWAIQWGYSNFPDASNAQAEKAALNTMTKEAYKDDRLHFGTEISPYDPRYQTEDLGDNAMKASEYGIKNLKRIVPNLIEWSKEDGESYKELDEIYGNVVTQYRRYLGHVIKNVGGIYDTPTTYDMEGPTFTTVPKATQKEAIDFLNAQLFKTPTWLLDQNILNKVKPETGVEAVKALQEYALTALFQGDRAVRLMETGISSKNYTLDDLFTDLEAGIWSEAKAGKPIDLYRRNLQKVYAEKLISLLKPGRANVQAIPVGVTYGFSTRSVELEKTDLPSVARAHLESLKTTLNAAIAKSADKNTRYHLQDVSQRIKQALDPK is encoded by the coding sequence ATGCGTTACCTTCTCCTCGCAGCGCTGGCTACCGTGTGTATGCACGACGCGCAGGCACAGCGGAAGAAAAAGAAAGAAAAACAGGAAGATGTAAAAATCGAAAAGGCCGTGGATGCAGTGGCATCGGCGGTGAAAGACAAGCTGAAAGACGACAAGAAAAAGAGTCCCAAAGCATTTAAAGACCTCATCGACAGCACCAATGCAGTGAGCCAGAGCGGCATGATCTCCGTTCACAAAGTGGATGATAAATGGTATTTTGAAATACCTGATTCCCTCCTGAACCGCGACATTATGGCTGTTACCCGCTATTCCAAAACGGCTGCGGGCGGTGGAATTTTCGGCGGCGAAGAGGTCAACCGGCAAATGATCCGCTGGGAAAGAGGAATGGATAACAACCTGCTGCTGCGGTCGGTTACGATGGTGGTGACCAGCCCGGATAGCACCAAGCCCATTTTCCAGGCCGTAAAAAACTCCAGCTCCGATCCGATTATTGGTGTATTCGATATTAAGGCGGTTAAAAAGGAGCCTGCTAAAACGTCGGTGATAGATGTTACCGAATTTTTCAACTCGGATAATCAGGTGTTTTCGCTCAGCTCAGTGAGTAAGCAGCTGCTCAAACTCGCCACATTCAAGAAGGAGGCGTCATTTATTTCCAAAATCAGCACCTACCCGATCAATACCGAAATCCGGACGGTTAAAACCTATAACGTAACGCCTCAGCAGCTCACGCCTACGCCGGTTCCATCCATCGGTCAATATCTTCCCGCCGGCCTCGACGCGGGCGTGGTGACTTTCGAAATGAACTCCTCGCTGATCCTGCTGCCGAAATCGCCCATGAAAAAGCGCATTTTCGACAGCCGTGTAGGCTATTTTGCCAATCAGTACGCTACTTTCGGAGAGGAATCGCAGCGATCGGACACCGAGGTTTTCGCCGTGAGATGGCGGCTCGAACCTAAAAATGCAGAGGATGCGAAGAAGCAGCAAAACGGCGAGCTGATCGAACCTAAAAAACCGATTGTGTACTACATCGACCCCGCTACGCCTGAAAAATGGCGGAAATACCTGAAAGCCGGCGTGGACGACTGGCAGGTGGCATTCGAAAAAGCAGGCTGGAAAAACGCCATCCGCGGCGAATACTGGCCCGAAGGCGACACGACCATGAGCCTCGAAGACGCGCGTTACTCGGTGATCCGCTATTTCGCAGCCGACATTCAGAATGCTTACGGGCCTAACGTGCATGACCCGCGCAGCGGTGAGATCCTCGAAAGCCACATCGGCTGGTACCATAATGTAATGCGCCTGCTGCGCAACTGGTACATCATCCAGGCCGCCGCTGTGGACCCGAAGGCGCGTACCAAGAAATTTGATGACGAATTGATGGGCCAGCTTGTCCGTTTCGTTTCGTCGCACGAGATTGGCCATACATTGGGCCTGCGCCACAATATGGGCGCGAGCTCGGCCACGCCGGTAGAAAAGCTGCGCGACAAGGCTTGGGTGGAACAGCACGGACACACGTCGTCGATCATGGACTATGCGCGCTTCAACTACGTGGCACAGCCCGAAGACGGCATTACCGACCTATTTCCGCGCATTGGCGACTACGATAAATGGGCCATTCAGTGGGGTTATAGCAATTTCCCCGACGCCAGCAATGCCCAGGCCGAAAAGGCAGCCCTGAACACGATGACAAAAGAAGCGTACAAAGACGACCGTCTGCATTTTGGAACGGAAATCAGCCCGTACGACCCGCGTTACCAGACCGAAGACCTGGGCGACAATGCGATGAAGGCATCTGAATATGGTATTAAAAACCTGAAACGCATTGTCCCGAACCTGATCGAATGGAGTAAGGAAGATGGGGAAAGTTATAAGGAACTGGATGAGATTTACGGTAATGTGGTAACGCAATACCGCCGCTACCTGGGCCATGTGATCAAGAATGTGGGCGGCATTTACGACACGCCGACGACCTACGACATGGAAGGCCCCACTTTCACGACCGTGCCCAAAGCAACCCAGAAAGAAGCGATCGACTTCCTGAATGCACAGCTTTTTAAAACACCTACCTGGCTGCTCGACCAGAATATCCTTAACAAGGTGAAGCCCGAAACCGGCGTAGAGGCCGTGAAAGCATTGCAGGAATACGCCCTAACCGCCCTTTTCCAGGGCGACCGCGCGGTGCGGTTGATGGAAACCGGCATTTCTTCCAAAAACTACACGCTCGACGACCTCTTTACCGACCTTGAAGCGGGAATCTGGTCGGAGGCGAAGGCCGGAAAACCGATAGACCTCTACCGCAGGAATTTGCAGAAAGTGTATGCCGAAAAACTGATCAGCTTGCTGAAACCCGGCCGCGCAAATGTGCAGGCCATTCCCGTGGGTGTAACTTACGGCTTCTCCACACGATCCGTAGAGCTGGAAAAAACCGATTTGCCTTCCGTAGCCCGGGCCCATCTGGAAAGCCTGAAAACGACCTTAAACGCGGCCATCGCGAAAAGCGCGGACAAAAACACCCGCTATCATTTGCAGGATGTGTCGCAGCGGATCAAGCAAGCACTCGATCCGAAATAA
- a CDS encoding Ppx/GppA phosphatase family protein, which produces MSSRLGIIDLGTNTFHLLIAEPNGAHFKTVFHESRPARIGLGGINKRIITPEAQDRALAVLSYFREKLDSFEVMPEKTFAFGTSAVRNAENRQAFCSEILEKTNIEVTVIDGNREAEYIYKGVRHGADIGDGPSLIMDIGGGSVEFIIGNRSQIFWKQSFEIGGQRLMEKFMRNDPLSQADRRSLYNHFDENLIPLANAVHQYAPEKLVGSSGTFDTLVDIHFHHHAGAWPPAEQTDFDIPLEEFYRAYALILSGNHDERMAIPGMIELRVDMIVVAVCLIDYVLKTHGIRQIQVSKYALKEGVLAELMAK; this is translated from the coding sequence ATGAGTTCGAGACTGGGAATAATTGATTTAGGCACCAACACTTTTCACCTCCTGATCGCGGAGCCCAACGGCGCTCATTTCAAGACGGTTTTCCACGAAAGCAGGCCGGCGCGCATCGGCCTCGGCGGCATCAACAAGCGCATTATCACACCCGAAGCACAGGACCGCGCGCTCGCCGTCCTCTCCTATTTCCGCGAAAAGCTCGACTCCTTTGAAGTAATGCCCGAGAAAACTTTCGCATTCGGCACCAGCGCGGTGCGCAATGCGGAAAACCGGCAGGCATTCTGCTCCGAAATCCTCGAAAAAACGAATATCGAAGTGACGGTCATCGACGGCAACCGCGAGGCCGAATACATTTACAAGGGCGTCCGACACGGCGCCGACATTGGCGACGGCCCCTCGCTCATCATGGACATCGGCGGCGGGAGCGTCGAATTCATTATCGGCAACCGCTCGCAGATTTTCTGGAAGCAGAGTTTCGAGATCGGCGGGCAGCGGCTCATGGAGAAATTCATGCGCAACGACCCGCTCTCGCAGGCCGACCGCCGGAGCCTCTACAATCATTTCGACGAAAACCTCATCCCTCTCGCAAATGCGGTGCACCAATATGCGCCCGAAAAGCTCGTGGGCTCCTCGGGCACGTTCGACACGCTGGTGGACATCCATTTTCACCACCACGCCGGCGCCTGGCCCCCGGCAGAGCAAACGGATTTCGACATTCCCCTGGAAGAATTTTACCGTGCGTATGCGCTCATCCTCTCGGGCAACCATGACGAGCGCATGGCCATTCCCGGCATGATCGAACTCCGCGTGGACATGATCGTCGTGGCCGTTTGCCTGATAGACTACGTGCTCAAAACGCATGGTATCCGGCAGATCCAGGTATCCAAGTATGCCCTCAAAGAAGGCGTCCTGGCCGAACTGATGGCCAAATAG
- a CDS encoding tyrosine-type recombinase/integrase encodes MITPFLEFLQFEKRASAHTIKSYQTDLEQFQKYLLFQYECNEPETAKAPMLRSWVVSMMEEGLNPSSINRKIAALRTFYGYLRKKKHIDSDPTKILSALKTRKKLPAFVEEKSMELLFEEGVFSEDFSGLRDRVIMELLYGSGIRLSELVELELKDLNLPARTIRVFGKRAKERIVPVSTSLAQLLHKYTEQRAPEEDTDVLLLTDSNKAIYPVFVQRKVKQYLSAVTTLSQKSPHVLRHTYATHLLNRGADLNAIKELLGHANLAATQIYTHNSIEKLKKTHQQAHPKA; translated from the coding sequence ATGATAACGCCGTTTCTGGAATTCCTCCAATTCGAAAAGCGCGCCAGTGCGCACACGATTAAATCGTACCAGACTGATCTCGAACAGTTTCAGAAATACCTCCTTTTTCAATACGAATGCAATGAACCCGAAACGGCTAAGGCGCCCATGCTGCGCTCCTGGGTAGTGAGTATGATGGAGGAAGGGCTTAATCCGTCGTCCATTAACCGCAAAATCGCGGCACTCCGTACGTTTTATGGCTATTTGAGGAAAAAAAAGCACATCGATTCCGATCCGACCAAAATACTTTCTGCATTAAAAACCCGTAAAAAACTGCCTGCATTCGTGGAAGAGAAGTCCATGGAACTGCTGTTTGAAGAAGGCGTATTTTCAGAAGATTTCAGCGGGCTGCGCGACCGGGTGATCATGGAACTGCTCTATGGCAGCGGCATCCGGCTGTCGGAACTGGTGGAGCTGGAATTGAAGGATTTGAATTTGCCGGCGCGGACGATCCGGGTTTTCGGGAAGCGGGCAAAGGAACGGATTGTGCCCGTTTCCACTTCCCTGGCGCAATTGCTTCACAAATATACGGAGCAGCGCGCGCCGGAGGAAGATACCGATGTGCTGCTTTTAACCGACTCAAACAAAGCCATTTACCCGGTTTTTGTGCAGCGGAAAGTAAAGCAATACCTTTCCGCCGTCACCACCCTTTCCCAGAAAAGCCCGCACGTGCTCCGGCACACCTACGCCACGCATTTGCTCAACCGCGGCGCCGATCTGAATGCGATCAAGGAGTTATTGGGCCATGCCAACCTGGCCGCTACGCAAATTTACACCCACAACTCCATCGAAAAGCTTAAAAAAACGCATCAACAAGCGCACCCCAAAGCCTGA